The following coding sequences lie in one Bacteroides helcogenes P 36-108 genomic window:
- a CDS encoding RagB/SusD family nutrient uptake outer membrane protein, protein MKKLFTYGAMALMALTSCNDLLDKSPLDAFTNTAAYWSNTSNLDNQCNTFYNNYSGYGNSGSGGWFYFKTLSDDQVSYQDNNWTYTNVVAESTNWSSPFTEIRRANYILEGLRVSSLDASTKANYEGIARLNRAWEYYQLVRMYGDVQWINTVIDPSQTDAVYGARTDRDIVMDSVLNDLDYAAAHITGNNKQRFSADMALAMKADITLYEGTYSRYRNAADNAGKAADEPRAKKYLQECVSACEALMNKGYSLNSSYKGNYNSTDLSKNPEMIFFKPYSQNTLMHSTIDYTVNTSGTNGMTKNAFDSYLFLDGKPKATTSMNTDDAAVRDADGNYSIVAMLANRDKRLTETLDPVLCLKNYPYSRAGVKPFTSTTGYGVAKYDNPDELIVNDRNNIGKQYTDCPLYWLSVIYLNFAEAKAELGTLTQADLDASINKLQARAGLPDMSLTPEKDNANNMNVSNLIWEIRRCRRCELMFDNWTRYWDLVRWHKLDLLDSSKNPDIYLGANLKGVVDSGSDINSNGYMIGSNTINQPRAYEAKQYFYPIPTGQLTLNKNMKQNPGW, encoded by the coding sequence ATGAAAAAACTATTTACATACGGAGCTATGGCTTTAATGGCATTAACAAGCTGCAATGACTTGCTTGACAAATCACCATTGGATGCCTTTACCAATACCGCAGCGTATTGGAGTAATACAAGCAATCTTGATAACCAGTGCAATACTTTTTACAATAATTATTCGGGTTATGGAAATTCAGGCAGTGGAGGCTGGTTCTATTTTAAGACATTGAGCGATGACCAGGTAAGTTATCAAGATAACAACTGGACCTACACCAATGTTGTAGCCGAATCTACCAACTGGTCGTCGCCTTTCACGGAAATCCGCCGGGCCAACTACATTCTTGAAGGATTAAGAGTATCTTCACTTGATGCTTCCACAAAAGCCAATTATGAGGGCATCGCACGTTTGAACCGTGCATGGGAGTATTATCAACTGGTTCGCATGTATGGTGATGTCCAATGGATTAATACTGTCATTGACCCAAGTCAGACAGACGCAGTTTATGGTGCACGCACAGACCGTGATATTGTAATGGACAGCGTACTCAATGACTTGGACTATGCGGCAGCCCATATTACAGGAAACAATAAACAACGTTTCTCGGCAGATATGGCATTGGCAATGAAAGCGGACATCACTCTATACGAGGGTACGTACAGCAGATATCGCAACGCCGCAGACAATGCCGGCAAAGCGGCCGATGAACCGCGTGCCAAGAAATATCTGCAGGAATGTGTATCTGCCTGTGAAGCATTAATGAATAAAGGATATTCATTAAACAGCAGCTACAAAGGAAACTACAATTCCACCGATTTGAGCAAGAATCCCGAAATGATTTTCTTCAAGCCTTATTCACAGAACACACTGATGCATTCTACCATTGACTACACGGTCAATACCAGTGGAACGAACGGCATGACAAAAAATGCTTTCGACAGTTACCTGTTCCTTGATGGCAAACCTAAAGCAACAACCTCGATGAACACAGACGATGCAGCGGTCCGTGATGCCGACGGCAACTATTCCATTGTTGCCATGCTGGCAAACCGTGACAAACGCTTAACCGAAACGCTCGACCCGGTATTATGCCTCAAGAACTATCCTTACAGCCGTGCCGGTGTGAAGCCGTTTACATCCACTACAGGCTATGGCGTGGCCAAATATGACAATCCTGACGAATTGATAGTCAATGACCGTAACAATATCGGCAAGCAATATACAGATTGCCCGCTTTATTGGTTATCTGTCATTTATTTGAATTTTGCCGAAGCCAAAGCCGAGTTAGGAACATTGACCCAGGCCGACCTTGATGCAAGCATCAATAAGCTACAGGCACGTGCCGGACTTCCAGACATGTCATTAACCCCGGAAAAAGACAATGCCAATAACATGAACGTCAGTAATTTGATTTGGGAAATCCGCCGTTGCCGCCGTTGCGAACTAATGTTTGACAACTGGACCCGCTATTGGGATCTTGTCCGCTGGCATAAGCTTGACCTGCTCGATTCCTCTAAGAATCCCGACATCTATTTGGGGGCAAACCTGAAAGGAGTAGTTGATTCAGGATCAGACATCAACAGTAACGGATATATGATCGGCTCCAATACTATCAACCAGCCACGTGCCTATGAAGCCAAGCAATACTTCTATCCGATACCTACCGGACAGTTGACCTTGAACAAAAACATGAAGCAGAACCCCGGCTGGTAA
- a CDS encoding exo-beta-N-acetylmuramidase NamZ family protein gives MKKLLLLAVMLCGLALCRAQEERVIPGDEQTAGYFPILKGKRIAIFSNHTGMIGNKHLLDILLENKFNVVAIFSPEHGFRGDADAGEHVSSSVDKKTGVPILSLYDGKLGKPSDTSMRKFDILIVDIQDVGLRFYTYYASMCRLMDACAEYNRKVLVLDRPNPNGHYVDGPILDMKYKSGVGWLPIPIVHGMTLGELALMVNGERWLPASRVCDLTVIPCKNYTHRTVYKLPIPPSPNLPDMKSVYLYPSTCYFEATPVSLGRGTDLPFQVYGHPNMTGYSYSFTPRSMPGAKNPPQLNKLCHGVNLSNMSDEEIWKRGIDLSYIIDAYRNLNMGDHFFRSFFELLVGTDYVRRMIEDGRSADEIKAIWKEDVEKFKIQRKPYLLYEE, from the coding sequence ATGAAGAAACTGCTGCTTTTGGCTGTAATGCTATGTGGTCTTGCTTTGTGCCGGGCACAAGAAGAACGAGTCATTCCGGGTGATGAACAGACTGCCGGATATTTCCCTATCCTGAAAGGCAAACGAATCGCAATTTTCTCCAACCACACGGGAATGATAGGAAACAAGCACTTACTGGACATCCTGCTGGAAAACAAGTTCAACGTGGTAGCCATATTCTCACCGGAACACGGTTTTCGAGGGGACGCGGATGCAGGCGAACATGTGTCCAGCTCTGTTGACAAGAAGACCGGTGTGCCTATACTTTCTTTGTACGACGGCAAATTGGGCAAACCCAGTGACACCTCCATGCGCAAATTCGACATCCTGATTGTGGACATACAAGATGTAGGATTGAGGTTTTATACATATTATGCTTCCATGTGCAGGCTGATGGATGCATGTGCGGAATACAACCGCAAAGTCCTTGTTTTGGATCGTCCTAACCCGAACGGACATTATGTGGACGGGCCCATTCTGGATATGAAATATAAATCCGGAGTAGGCTGGCTGCCGATTCCTATCGTACATGGCATGACATTGGGCGAACTTGCATTGATGGTGAACGGCGAACGCTGGTTGCCGGCCTCACGCGTATGCGACCTGACAGTTATCCCCTGCAAAAATTACACACACCGAACCGTGTACAAGCTGCCCATTCCCCCGTCTCCCAACCTCCCCGACATGAAGTCGGTCTATCTCTATCCGTCCACTTGCTATTTCGAAGCCACACCCGTCAGTTTAGGCAGAGGAACCGACCTTCCATTCCAAGTATATGGGCATCCCAACATGACAGGTTACAGTTACAGTTTCACTCCCCGAAGCATGCCGGGAGCAAAGAATCCGCCTCAACTGAACAAGCTGTGCCATGGCGTAAACCTCAGCAATATGAGTGACGAAGAAATCTGGAAACGCGGAATTGATTTGAGCTATATAATCGACGCATACAGAAATCTGAATATGGGTGACCACTTTTTCCGTTCTTTCTTCGAGTTACTGGTAGGCACAGACTATGTACGCCGGATGATAGAAGACGGAAGAAGCGCCGATGAAATCAAAGCAATATGGAAAGAGGATGTAGAAAAATTCAAGATACAGCGCAAGCCCTACCTGCTTTATGAAGAGTGA
- a CDS encoding sodium:solute symporter has product MSPFSVIITITAYFAVLFIISYIAGRKADNEGFFVGNRKSSWYVVAFAMIGSAISGVTYVSVPGMVSVSGFGYLQMVLGFIAGQIIIAFVLVPLFYRMKLVSIYEYLENRFGMASYRTGAWFFFISKMLGAAVRLFLVCLTLQLLVFEPFGLPFILNVAVTMALVWLYTFRGGVKSLIWTDSLKTFCLVVSVILCIGYIASDLHLSFTSMVSTIADSEMSRVFFFDDINSKQYFLKQFLAGAFTMIAMTGLDQDMMQRNLSCRNFKDSQKNMITSVISQFFVILLFLMLGVLLYIFAANRQIEVTKGDELFPLIATGGYFPAIVGILFIVGLISSAYSAAGSALTALTTSFTVDILGAKGKTEEEVVKTRKRVHAGMAVIMGITIFVFNLLNNTSVIDAVYILASYTYGPILGLFAFGIFMKRQVRDKYIPLAAIASPILCFILQKNSEAWFGGYQFSYELLIFNALFTFIGLCLLITKDKKNH; this is encoded by the coding sequence ATGAGTCCATTCTCAGTCATAATCACCATTACCGCCTATTTTGCGGTATTATTCATCATATCCTACATTGCAGGCCGAAAAGCGGACAATGAAGGATTCTTCGTAGGCAACCGTAAATCTTCCTGGTATGTCGTAGCCTTTGCCATGATCGGTTCCGCCATTTCGGGAGTGACCTATGTATCCGTACCGGGCATGGTATCCGTCAGTGGTTTCGGCTATCTGCAGATGGTGTTGGGATTCATTGCCGGACAAATTATCATTGCTTTCGTACTGGTTCCCTTATTCTACCGCATGAAGTTAGTATCGATTTACGAATATCTGGAAAACCGCTTCGGAATGGCTTCTTACCGTACGGGAGCATGGTTCTTCTTCATCTCCAAAATGCTGGGTGCGGCCGTGCGTCTGTTCCTCGTATGCCTGACGCTGCAATTGCTGGTTTTTGAGCCTTTCGGGCTCCCCTTCATCCTGAATGTCGCCGTCACGATGGCCTTGGTCTGGCTCTATACTTTCCGTGGCGGTGTCAAATCCCTGATATGGACAGACTCCCTGAAAACATTCTGTCTGGTAGTATCCGTCATACTCTGCATTGGCTACATCGCATCCGACCTCCATCTGTCGTTCACAAGCATGGTAAGCACCATTGCCGACAGCGAGATGTCACGCGTATTCTTCTTTGATGACATAAACAGCAAACAATATTTCCTCAAACAATTCCTGGCAGGCGCTTTTACCATGATTGCCATGACAGGACTGGACCAAGACATGATGCAACGTAACCTGAGTTGCAGAAATTTCAAGGATTCACAGAAGAACATGATTACCAGTGTTATCTCACAATTCTTCGTGATACTGTTATTCCTCATGTTAGGAGTATTGCTTTATATCTTCGCGGCAAACCGCCAGATTGAAGTCACCAAAGGAGACGAGCTTTTCCCGCTGATAGCCACAGGCGGTTATTTTCCTGCCATTGTAGGAATATTATTCATCGTTGGCTTGATTTCCTCCGCTTATTCCGCCGCCGGCTCCGCACTGACTGCACTGACCACCTCATTCACCGTCGATATTCTTGGAGCAAAAGGAAAAACAGAAGAAGAAGTTGTAAAAACGCGCAAGAGGGTACATGCAGGCATGGCTGTAATCATGGGCATTACCATCTTTGTTTTCAATCTCCTCAACAATACAAGCGTCATCGACGCTGTTTATATTTTAGCAAGTTATACTTACGGCCCGATACTCGGCCTGTTCGCATTCGGCATTTTCATGAAACGGCAAGTGCGTGACAAATATATACCATTGGCAGCCATCGCCTCTCCTATCCTCTGCTTCATCCTCCAGAAGAATTCGGAAGCTTGGTTCGGAGGATATCAGTTCAGCTACGAACTGTTGATATTCAATGCACTGTTCACATTCATCGGACTCTGCCTGCTGATCACAAAAGATAAAAAGAATCATTAA
- a CDS encoding PQQ-binding-like beta-propeller repeat protein — protein sequence MNVRPLFFISLLGASLLPQTGGAGELPTEIRREIGRFLDATARKEISVGRIDIDSVAIEGNTLQLFANMNCAYIPFREDNVAQIYRGVSSLLPAEFAKYKLQIRTNKRSIEELIPQALRKKKDKKTKTFRHAATKPLVTDISTPYIPTNGLHNRHIALWQSHGYYYEPKLARWEWQRARIFQTVEDLYTQSYVLPFLVPMLENAGANVLLPRERDCQTAEIIIDNDGSPDSRSIYTENAAGKRWTQGNGKGFAQLRSQYINFENPFKEGTYRSIETIRKGKESTAEWIPEIPAAGRYAIYVSYQTLPNSTDDALYTVYHKGGVTQFKVNQQMGGGTWIYLGTFGFDAGKGNGHKVTLSNRSAKAGQTVTADAVKIGGGMGNIARRISDAGTKTDYPYETSAYPRFCEAARYWLQWAGIPDSIYSESRGKNDYTDDYKCRGLWVNYLAGGSAANPADKGLNIPVDMAFAFHSDAGTTLNDSIIGTLGIYCTNAYNEMFANGASRYLSHDLTDLIQSNIVRDIRSLYEPRWTRRGMWNQSYYEARVPRVPTMLLELLSHQNFADMRYGLDPRFRFTVSRAIYKGMLQFLCSQHNMDYAVQPLPVDHMSLRMIGEDEVELTWQPVPDPLEPTATAEKYIVYTRIGDGDFDNGILVDKNSYRTALPSGMVCSYKVTAVNKGGESFPSEILSAGRAVNAKGTVLVINGFDRISAPADFVAPAPADTLLAGFLDDVDHGVPYVKDISYIGKMKEFRRSVPWMDDDASGFGDSYGNYENRIIAGNTFDYPAIHGAAILKAGYSFVSGSDEAVEDGQVSLNDYKYTDLILGKECQTKMGRGGAVPLEFKTFSKPMQKAVTAYCNRGGNIFVSGAYVGTDLWDNRLADAEEADKEFATGVLKYKWRAGQAATTGKVKCVASPFTALAGDYSYHNELNPDSYAVESPDAIEPSDKEAYTIMRYSENNLSAGVAYSGAYKTCVLGFPFESVRSESEREALMGAVLNFFNENRDNHPQVFRFAQLTDLHLSPYNPNPTEDLLRSVAQINATDSIDFVLVTGDLTEEGDRATMKKVKSCLDLLKVPYYTVLGNHETKWSDSGCTAFGEIFGSERFEFEHKGILFLGFNSGPLMRMAYGHVVPQDIRWMTEKMEKAGKDKPVILVTHYPLTEGDVDNWYEVTDAVRPYNVRLFIGGHYHSNRNLCYDGIPGILMRSNLRDKEGKPGYGIYEVADDSIRVYARRIGEPGEQWAAFSLTKPYYDHGGRAEKYPDFSVNNEFPEVKEQWIVQTGAGIYCSPAVYGDKVFVGDDMGRLTAYALKSGKQQWSFGTGRRIVGTPAASQGIVVFGSADRNIYGLDARNGNLLWKVEAAEPVLGATTIVDGIAYIGASDHVFRAINIHTGKVIWACAGIRGYIETKPLVTEDKVIFGAWDNTLYALNKTDGKELWRWTGGLTRMHFSPAAVWPVAANGKVFITDPQRAMTAIDIKTGDTVWRTFRSAVRETIGLSEDGERVYSKTMNDSIVCYSAMENTPQELWASDVGFGYEHAPSMQVEKGGVMFGSTKEGLIFALEGKTGKVLWKHKTGNSLISTVVPLNRQEILFTATSGEVGLLRANQ from the coding sequence ATGAATGTAAGACCTCTTTTCTTTATCAGTTTGCTCGGCGCCTCCCTTCTCCCCCAAACGGGAGGCGCCGGGGAACTTCCGACGGAGATCCGCCGGGAGATCGGAAGATTTCTGGATGCCACTGCAAGAAAAGAAATTTCCGTAGGGCGCATAGACATTGACTCAGTAGCCATAGAAGGCAACACTTTGCAGCTATTCGCCAACATGAATTGCGCCTATATTCCTTTCCGGGAAGACAACGTCGCCCAAATTTACAGGGGTGTAAGTTCCTTGCTGCCCGCCGAATTTGCCAAATACAAACTGCAAATACGCACAAACAAACGCAGCATCGAGGAGTTGATTCCGCAAGCCCTTCGCAAGAAGAAAGACAAGAAAACGAAAACTTTCAGGCACGCCGCAACAAAGCCTTTGGTAACGGATATTTCCACGCCTTATATTCCCACAAACGGGCTGCATAACCGCCACATCGCTTTGTGGCAGAGCCACGGCTATTATTACGAGCCCAAACTTGCCCGCTGGGAATGGCAGCGCGCACGGATCTTCCAGACAGTAGAAGATTTATACACCCAAAGCTATGTACTCCCTTTCCTCGTGCCGATGCTGGAAAACGCAGGCGCCAATGTGCTGCTTCCCCGCGAGCGTGACTGCCAGACAGCAGAAATAATCATCGACAACGACGGCAGCCCGGACAGCCGTTCCATTTATACTGAGAATGCGGCCGGCAAAAGATGGACACAAGGAAACGGAAAAGGTTTTGCCCAGCTACGGAGCCAATACATCAACTTTGAAAATCCATTTAAAGAAGGTACATACCGTAGCATCGAGACAATCAGGAAAGGAAAAGAAAGTACGGCAGAGTGGATTCCGGAAATTCCGGCCGCCGGCCGGTATGCCATATACGTATCTTACCAGACCCTTCCGAACAGTACAGACGATGCACTTTACACGGTATATCATAAAGGCGGTGTCACTCAGTTTAAGGTAAACCAGCAAATGGGCGGAGGTACGTGGATTTACCTCGGCACATTCGGTTTTGACGCCGGAAAAGGCAACGGGCACAAAGTGACCCTGAGCAATCGTTCGGCCAAAGCAGGGCAAACCGTAACGGCAGATGCAGTAAAGATAGGCGGAGGCATGGGGAATATAGCCCGCCGCATATCTGATGCCGGAACCAAGACAGACTATCCGTATGAAACCAGCGCTTACCCCCGCTTCTGTGAAGCGGCCCGTTACTGGCTGCAATGGGCAGGCATACCCGACAGCATATATTCCGAAAGCCGGGGCAAGAATGATTATACCGATGACTACAAATGCCGGGGACTCTGGGTGAACTACCTTGCCGGTGGCTCTGCCGCCAATCCTGCCGACAAAGGTTTGAACATACCTGTGGATATGGCCTTTGCATTCCATTCCGATGCCGGCACTACCCTGAATGATTCTATCATCGGAACACTCGGCATCTACTGCACCAACGCTTATAATGAAATGTTCGCCAACGGAGCGTCACGATACCTGTCACATGATTTGACCGACCTGATACAGTCCAACATCGTACGGGACATCCGCAGTCTTTACGAGCCCCGCTGGACCCGCCGCGGTATGTGGAACCAGTCTTATTACGAAGCCCGCGTGCCGCGCGTACCCACCATGTTGCTGGAATTGCTTTCCCATCAGAATTTTGCGGATATGCGCTACGGGCTGGATCCGCGTTTCCGCTTCACCGTGAGCCGTGCCATTTATAAGGGAATGCTGCAATTTCTCTGCTCACAGCACAACATGGATTATGCCGTACAACCACTGCCGGTAGATCACATGTCACTGCGCATGATCGGTGAAGATGAAGTCGAACTAACCTGGCAACCCGTGCCCGATCCTCTGGAACCTACCGCGACGGCAGAGAAATACATTGTTTACACCCGTATCGGTGACGGCGACTTTGACAATGGCATATTGGTGGATAAGAACAGCTACCGCACCGCCCTTCCTTCGGGAATGGTGTGCAGCTACAAAGTCACCGCGGTAAATAAAGGCGGCGAGAGCTTCCCTTCCGAAATACTGTCGGCCGGGCGTGCCGTCAATGCCAAAGGCACAGTGCTGGTGATTAACGGATTCGACCGCATCAGCGCACCCGCCGATTTTGTGGCTCCCGCACCTGCCGACACTTTGCTTGCCGGATTCCTTGATGACGTGGATCATGGAGTGCCCTACGTCAAGGACATCAGTTACATCGGCAAAATGAAAGAATTCCGCCGTTCCGTTCCCTGGATGGACGATGACGCTTCCGGTTTCGGTGACAGTTATGGAAATTATGAAAACCGGATAATCGCGGGCAATACGTTCGACTATCCTGCCATACATGGCGCAGCTATCCTGAAAGCCGGCTATTCGTTTGTTTCCGGCAGCGACGAGGCTGTGGAAGACGGGCAGGTCTCCCTGAATGACTATAAATACACCGATCTCATCTTGGGCAAGGAATGCCAGACCAAAATGGGCAGGGGCGGTGCAGTGCCGTTGGAATTCAAGACATTCAGCAAACCGATGCAGAAAGCTGTCACCGCTTATTGCAACCGGGGCGGCAATATCTTTGTGTCCGGAGCCTATGTCGGTACTGACCTGTGGGACAACCGCCTTGCGGATGCAGAAGAGGCAGACAAGGAATTTGCGACCGGAGTGCTGAAGTACAAATGGCGTGCGGGACAAGCCGCCACAACGGGCAAGGTGAAGTGCGTGGCTTCTCCGTTCACCGCCCTTGCCGGAGACTATTCATACCACAATGAGCTGAATCCGGACTCTTATGCAGTAGAGTCTCCGGATGCCATTGAACCGTCGGACAAGGAAGCCTATACCATAATGCGCTATTCTGAAAACAACCTCAGTGCCGGTGTAGCTTACAGCGGCGCATACAAGACATGCGTATTGGGATTCCCCTTTGAATCCGTACGCAGCGAATCCGAGAGAGAAGCATTGATGGGCGCTGTATTGAACTTTTTCAACGAGAACAGAGATAATCATCCACAGGTGTTCCGTTTTGCACAACTGACGGATCTCCACCTCAGCCCCTACAATCCGAATCCTACGGAGGATTTGTTGCGTTCCGTGGCACAGATCAACGCCACCGACAGCATAGATTTTGTCCTGGTCACGGGAGATCTTACCGAAGAAGGAGACCGCGCCACCATGAAGAAAGTGAAATCGTGCCTCGACCTGCTGAAAGTGCCCTATTACACCGTGCTTGGAAACCATGAAACCAAGTGGAGCGATTCGGGCTGCACCGCTTTCGGCGAGATATTCGGCAGCGAGCGTTTTGAATTCGAGCACAAAGGCATTCTGTTCCTCGGATTCAACTCCGGGCCGTTGATGCGCATGGCTTACGGGCACGTAGTGCCGCAAGACATACGCTGGATGACGGAAAAAATGGAAAAGGCCGGAAAGGACAAGCCGGTGATACTCGTTACCCACTACCCGCTGACAGAAGGAGATGTGGATAACTGGTATGAAGTGACAGATGCTGTACGCCCCTACAACGTGCGCCTGTTTATCGGCGGACACTATCACAGCAACCGTAACTTGTGCTACGACGGTATTCCGGGCATCCTGATGCGCAGCAATCTGCGCGACAAAGAAGGAAAGCCCGGCTATGGCATCTACGAAGTGGCAGACGACTCCATCCGGGTATATGCCCGGCGCATCGGAGAGCCCGGAGAACAATGGGCTGCCTTCTCTCTGACCAAACCTTACTACGACCACGGCGGAAGGGCGGAAAAGTATCCGGACTTCTCGGTAAACAACGAATTTCCGGAAGTAAAGGAACAATGGATCGTACAGACCGGTGCGGGCATTTACTGCTCACCGGCCGTGTACGGAGACAAAGTGTTTGTAGGCGATGACATGGGGCGGCTGACGGCCTATGCACTGAAAAGCGGCAAGCAGCAATGGAGCTTCGGGACGGGCAGACGTATCGTAGGAACTCCCGCCGCAAGCCAAGGCATTGTGGTATTCGGCTCCGCCGACCGCAATATCTACGGGCTGGACGCCAGGAACGGAAACCTGCTATGGAAGGTGGAGGCCGCAGAGCCGGTGCTCGGAGCAACCACCATCGTGGACGGCATTGCCTATATCGGTGCAAGCGACCACGTTTTCCGTGCCATAAACATACATACAGGCAAAGTTATCTGGGCCTGCGCAGGCATAAGAGGCTATATCGAAACCAAGCCTTTGGTAACCGAAGACAAGGTTATCTTCGGCGCATGGGACAATACACTCTATGCCCTGAACAAGACGGACGGCAAAGAATTGTGGAGGTGGACCGGAGGTCTGACCCGCATGCACTTCTCGCCTGCCGCCGTATGGCCGGTAGCTGCAAACGGAAAAGTGTTTATCACAGATCCGCAGCGCGCCATGACCGCCATCGACATCAAGACAGGCGATACGGTGTGGCGCACCTTCCGGTCTGCAGTACGCGAAACAATCGGACTGTCCGAAGACGGTGAACGTGTTTACAGCAAGACAATGAACGACAGCATCGTCTGCTACTCTGCCATGGAAAACACTCCGCAGGAACTGTGGGCATCGGATGTAGGCTTCGGCTATGAGCACGCCCCGTCCATGCAGGTGGAAAAAGGCGGCGTAATGTTTGGCAGTACCAAAGAAGGCCTTATCTTCGCACTGGAAGGCAAGACAGGCAAGGTTCTGTGGAAACACAAGACAGGCAACTCACTTATCAGCACCGTAGTTCCACTGAACAGGCAGGAGATCCTGTTCACGGCCACAAGCGGAGAGGTGGGGCTGCTGAGGGCAAATCAATGA
- a CDS encoding glycosyltransferase family 2 protein yields MKKISCFLPYAGKEQVEKTIAGLQATGLVEEIFLIATDTAPEELPCCKIIRVEYPFSSITMQMMAHSATADYTLLYTKETTLEMGMFALDRMMRILEDSDAGMVYADHYQTAGGRQTGAPVIDYQQGSLRDDFNFGSVLLFDTAKLKEAAGRIKSEYNFAGLYELRLKLSQKADLVHINEYLYSEVENDTRKSGEKIFDYVDPKNRERQIEMEEACTEHLKEIGGYLEPEFKRIEFSAGNFEYEASVIIPVRNRIRTIRDAIRSALSQRTDFKYNLIVIDNHSTDGTTEAIDEFKDDERLIHLIPRRNDLGIGGCWNLGVHHPQCGKFAVQLDSDDVYKDENTLAVMVSAFYRQNCAMVVGTYMMTDFDMNMIAPGIIDHKEWTLHNGRNNALRINGLGAPRAFYTPVLRQVKVPNTSYGEDYALGLNFSRRYQIGRVYDVVYLCRRWDDNSDASLDIVKMNAHNLYKDRIRTWELKARIALNRQR; encoded by the coding sequence ATGAAGAAGATCAGTTGCTTCCTGCCTTATGCGGGAAAAGAACAAGTAGAGAAAACCATCGCAGGACTACAAGCCACGGGACTCGTGGAGGAAATCTTCCTGATAGCCACAGACACCGCCCCCGAAGAGTTGCCCTGCTGCAAAATCATAAGAGTGGAATATCCCTTCAGCAGCATAACGATGCAGATGATGGCCCATTCGGCCACGGCCGACTACACTCTGCTCTACACCAAGGAGACAACGCTTGAGATGGGCATGTTTGCCCTGGACCGCATGATGCGCATCCTGGAGGACTCGGACGCCGGCATGGTATATGCCGACCACTACCAGACTGCCGGCGGCAGGCAGACGGGTGCTCCGGTCATCGACTATCAGCAGGGCTCTTTGAGAGATGACTTCAACTTCGGCTCCGTACTGCTGTTCGACACCGCGAAGCTGAAGGAGGCAGCCGGACGCATAAAGTCGGAATATAACTTTGCGGGGCTCTATGAACTCCGCCTGAAGTTGAGCCAAAAAGCCGACCTGGTGCACATCAACGAATACCTGTACAGCGAAGTGGAAAACGACACACGCAAGAGTGGCGAGAAAATCTTCGACTACGTGGACCCCAAGAACCGTGAACGCCAGATTGAAATGGAGGAAGCCTGCACCGAACACCTGAAAGAGATCGGCGGATATCTGGAACCGGAGTTCAAACGGATCGAATTCTCCGCAGGCAACTTCGAATACGAAGCTTCTGTCATCATCCCGGTGCGAAACCGCATACGCACCATCCGCGACGCCATACGCTCCGCGCTAAGCCAGAGGACAGACTTCAAATACAACCTTATCGTCATCGACAACCATTCTACGGACGGCACAACCGAAGCGATAGACGAATTCAAGGATGACGAACGCCTCATCCACCTCATCCCCCGGCGCAACGACTTAGGAATAGGCGGCTGCTGGAATCTGGGCGTACACCACCCGCAATGCGGAAAGTTTGCCGTGCAACTGGACAGCGACGATGTATATAAGGACGAAAACACACTGGCCGTCATGGTCAGCGCCTTCTACCGACAGAACTGCGCAATGGTGGTGGGCACTTACATGATGACGGACTTCGACATGAACATGATTGCTCCGGGCATCATCGACCACAAAGAATGGACACTCCACAACGGGCGCAACAATGCGCTGCGCATCAACGGTCTGGGCGCTCCCCGCGCCTTCTACACTCCGGTGCTGCGCCAGGTGAAAGTGCCCAACACCAGTTATGGCGAAGACTATGCATTAGGGCTGAACTTCTCGCGCCGGTATCAGATAGGGCGGGTTTACGACGTGGTTTACCTCTGCCGCCGCTGGGACGACAACTCGGACGCCTCGCTGGACATCGTGAAGATGAACGCGCACAATCTCTATAAAGACCGCATCCGCACCTGGGAACTGAAAGCCCGTATCGCATTGAACAGGCAGAGATGA